Proteins found in one Paenibacillus sp. FSL R10-2782 genomic segment:
- a CDS encoding TIGR01440 family protein: MVGQMDHEATLEAQTAFVVKEIAEAASLKAGRLLVIGVSTSEVAGSRIGTAGALDVAQQLLAGVESVRRAYGFDVAFQCCEHLNRALVVDRAVLERLGLTEVAAVPVRTAGGSMAAAAYRALEDACLAANVQAHAGIDIGETLIGMHMRPVAVPFRPSLRWIGEARVTAAFTRPPLIGGQRAVYSLEQEGGGSCD; the protein is encoded by the coding sequence ATGGTAGGACAAATGGATCATGAGGCTACGCTTGAAGCACAGACCGCTTTTGTCGTGAAGGAAATAGCAGAAGCAGCCAGTCTCAAGGCTGGTCGTTTGTTGGTGATCGGCGTTAGCACCAGTGAGGTGGCGGGAAGCCGGATTGGCACGGCGGGAGCGCTCGATGTAGCTCAGCAATTGCTGGCTGGAGTGGAATCCGTGCGCAGGGCGTACGGTTTTGACGTGGCATTTCAATGCTGCGAGCATTTGAACCGTGCGCTGGTCGTTGACCGGGCCGTGCTGGAGCGGCTGGGACTGACGGAGGTTGCTGCCGTCCCCGTTCGTACGGCAGGCGGATCTATGGCTGCCGCCGCCTATCGTGCGCTGGAAGATGCATGTCTGGCGGCGAATGTACAGGCACATGCGGGGATAGACATTGGCGAGACGCTCATCGGTATGCATATGCGGCCAGTTGCTGTTCCGTTTCGTCCAAGTCTTCGCTGGATTGGCGAAGCGCGTGTGACGGCGGCGTTCACTCGTCCTCCGCTCATTGGCGGACAACGAGCGGTGTATAGTCTGGAGCAAGAAGGCGGCGGAAGCTGTGACTAG
- a CDS encoding low molecular weight protein arginine phosphatase, whose product MKHILFVCTGNTCRSPMAEGMLRKLSAEHGLGLEVRSAGVAAMEGTPISRHAEAVLRDHNISDQITSTPLNGGLAEWAHLILTLTQGHKQHVIQRFPQTVGKVFTLKEYVEDQDSVLNDVQELDGLYASQQLIGSLGQELSARERERMIELRQRIPGFDISDPFGGSREDYDVTAAEIRTALHKLVDKLKALAG is encoded by the coding sequence TTGAAACATATTTTATTCGTATGCACAGGGAACACCTGTCGCAGTCCGATGGCTGAAGGGATGCTGCGCAAGCTGTCTGCTGAGCACGGGCTAGGTTTGGAAGTGCGCTCGGCGGGAGTAGCCGCGATGGAAGGTACGCCTATTTCCCGACACGCTGAGGCAGTGCTACGTGACCACAATATCTCGGATCAAATCACCTCAACTCCTTTGAACGGCGGGCTTGCCGAGTGGGCACATCTAATTTTAACCTTGACCCAAGGGCATAAGCAGCACGTCATTCAGCGCTTTCCCCAAACGGTGGGCAAAGTGTTTACGCTCAAGGAGTATGTGGAGGACCAGGATTCGGTGCTGAATGATGTGCAGGAGCTAGATGGCTTGTACGCTTCACAACAACTGATAGGTTCGCTGGGTCAGGAGCTTTCGGCACGGGAGCGTGAGCGGATGATTGAATTGCGTCAACGTATTCCGGGCTTTGATATTTCTGATCCGTTCGGCGGTTCACGTGAAGATTACGATGTCACAGCTGCGGAAATCCGAACGGCGCTGCACAAGCTGGTGGACAAACTAAAGGCTTTGGCTGGATAA
- a CDS encoding manganese efflux pump MntP family protein, protein MLAASAQAGQIVTILVMAVALGMDALSLGVGIGMKGIRLRDVLRISTVIGFFHILMPLLGMFTGHYMSSLLGHVTTYFAGGLLILLGGHMVYNSFKGDGVQVLDHRSSLGLLLFALGVSVDSFSVGVSLGMFQSDLVLTVLVFGFCGGAMAMLGLLLGRKVSRNLGDYGEAVGGAILLAFGIMFMF, encoded by the coding sequence ATGCTGGCAGCCTCTGCCCAAGCCGGGCAGATTGTAACGATTCTGGTCATGGCTGTAGCGCTGGGGATGGACGCGTTATCGTTGGGCGTAGGAATCGGCATGAAAGGGATACGCCTGCGGGACGTGCTGAGGATCAGTACGGTCATTGGCTTTTTTCACATTCTGATGCCATTGCTGGGTATGTTCACAGGCCATTATATGAGTTCTTTACTTGGCCATGTGACGACCTACTTTGCAGGGGGATTACTCATCCTTTTGGGCGGGCATATGGTTTATAATTCCTTCAAAGGTGACGGGGTACAGGTGCTGGACCATCGTTCATCCTTGGGTCTTTTGCTATTTGCGCTTGGAGTGAGCGTCGACTCCTTTTCTGTTGGGGTGTCACTTGGCATGTTCCAGAGTGATTTGGTACTGACCGTTCTGGTGTTTGGATTTTGCGGGGGAGCGATGGCGATGCTGGGGCTGCTGCTAGGCCGCAAGGTCAGCCGCAATCTGGGAGACTATGGAGAAGCGGTGGGCGGTGCCATTTTACTGGCGTTTGGCATTATGTTTATGTTTTAA
- a CDS encoding L-threonylcarbamoyladenylate synthase, whose amino-acid sequence MSDKSNQIQGLRGESVQKEKCERVLDEQALRELNPPLPDSHTKWWDVRGLVVKGESSGEMLSGQARIAAEKGIREAAVLLQAGDTVAFPTETVYGLGSDARSTEAVESVFAAKGRPSDNPLIVHISDPAQLDGMVTKVNDTAQALMDAFWPGPLTLVLPVMPQALSPRVTAGLDTVGVRMPDHPVALRLIAEAGCPLAAPSANRSGRPSPTLAQHVREDLEGRIGGILDGGPTGVGLESTVVQAGDDGTVTILRPGGVTAEQLAAVARAVELDPALAAASPGEDADSPAPRSPGMKYTHYAPRGRLSVVQGPSSAEVTGWIRAALAEASARGERTAVLAFDEHAAGYAGERVYTLGKLDALHEAAQRLYGVLRRCDEEGVTYILAEACPPKGLGDAVMNRLLKAAGHRIVRL is encoded by the coding sequence ATGAGCGATAAATCGAATCAAATACAAGGTTTGCGCGGTGAGTCTGTGCAGAAGGAAAAATGTGAGCGGGTATTGGATGAACAGGCGCTTCGTGAACTAAATCCGCCGTTGCCAGATTCCCATACAAAATGGTGGGACGTAAGAGGTTTGGTTGTTAAAGGGGAATCCTCTGGTGAAATGTTATCCGGACAAGCCCGTATTGCGGCGGAAAAAGGCATTCGTGAGGCTGCTGTGCTGCTGCAAGCAGGAGACACGGTAGCGTTCCCTACCGAGACGGTGTACGGCTTGGGATCGGATGCGCGCAGCACGGAAGCGGTAGAATCAGTATTCGCCGCCAAAGGGCGTCCTTCTGATAATCCGCTGATCGTGCATATTTCCGACCCTGCCCAGCTGGATGGCATGGTAACGAAAGTGAATGATACAGCGCAGGCGCTGATGGATGCGTTCTGGCCAGGACCGCTGACGCTGGTGCTGCCCGTGATGCCGCAAGCCCTGTCGCCTCGTGTGACGGCGGGGCTGGACACGGTCGGCGTGCGCATGCCCGATCATCCGGTAGCGCTGCGTCTGATCGCAGAAGCAGGCTGTCCGCTGGCTGCGCCAAGCGCCAATCGCTCGGGCAGGCCCAGTCCGACCCTTGCACAGCATGTGCGGGAGGACCTGGAGGGCCGCATCGGCGGCATTTTGGACGGTGGCCCCACGGGTGTGGGGCTGGAGTCCACGGTGGTGCAGGCCGGTGACGACGGAACCGTCACCATCCTGCGCCCCGGCGGCGTGACGGCCGAGCAGCTCGCTGCGGTCGCTCGCGCCGTCGAGCTGGACCCGGCGCTCGCCGCTGCTTCGCCCGGCGAGGACGCCGACAGCCCGGCACCACGCTCGCCGGGCATGAAGTACACGCACTACGCGCCGCGAGGCCGCTTAAGCGTAGTGCAAGGCCCGTCCTCCGCTGAGGTGACGGGCTGGATTCGCGCCGCGCTGGCGGAGGCGTCCGCGCGCGGGGAGCGCACAGCGGTGCTCGCGTTCGACGAGCATGCCGCTGGCTATGCCGGAGAGCGCGTTTACACGCTGGGCAAGCTGGACGCGCTCCATGAGGCGGCGCAGCGCCTGTACGGCGTGCTGCGCCGCTGCGACGAGGAAGGCGTCACCTACATCCTGGCGGAAGCCTGTCCGCCGAAAGGGCTGGGAGACGCCGTCATGAACCGCCTGCTCAAAGCGGCGGGCCATCGGATCGTCCGTCTCTAG
- the spoIIR gene encoding stage II sporulation protein R, giving the protein MRGWTKQAAMILFCISILMMSWEGQKTDAAMTPGSRGSVVAGVATTGAGVIPHDSIRLRILANSDRPEDQLVKREIRDTIVQQMDAWVGKLENPQSLEQARVLIAAHLPEIDRLVGAELARRGISYDHQVELANVPFPTKMYGGLVYPAGNYEALRVTLGQGKGQNWWCVLFPPLCFIDAGSGEAAAQTISAKANQGGERTNAADKEPEVRFFLWDALTGLWGWVSGLFA; this is encoded by the coding sequence ATGAGAGGCTGGACCAAGCAAGCTGCAATGATACTATTTTGTATTTCAATATTAATGATGTCGTGGGAAGGTCAAAAAACAGATGCCGCCATGACACCAGGGTCAAGAGGGTCTGTAGTGGCAGGGGTGGCAACGACAGGAGCGGGCGTCATTCCTCATGATTCCATCCGATTGCGCATTTTGGCCAATTCGGATCGTCCGGAGGATCAACTGGTAAAACGTGAAATTAGGGATACCATCGTACAACAGATGGATGCGTGGGTAGGCAAGCTGGAAAACCCGCAAAGCTTGGAGCAAGCCAGAGTGCTGATTGCTGCTCATTTACCCGAAATTGACCGTTTAGTAGGCGCGGAACTGGCTCGACGGGGCATTTCGTACGACCATCAGGTGGAATTGGCAAACGTACCTTTTCCGACCAAGATGTACGGTGGGCTTGTCTATCCCGCAGGAAATTATGAAGCGCTTCGGGTCACGCTGGGACAAGGTAAGGGACAGAATTGGTGGTGTGTACTGTTCCCTCCGTTGTGCTTCATTGATGCAGGTAGCGGGGAAGCGGCAGCACAAACGATCTCGGCAAAAGCGAACCAGGGAGGCGAACGGACGAATGCCGCTGACAAGGAGCCGGAAGTACGGTTTTTTCTATGGGATGCATTGACGGGGCTTTGGGGATGGGTGAGTGGTCTTTTTGCCTAA